In Ailuropoda melanoleuca isolate Jingjing chromosome 4, ASM200744v2, whole genome shotgun sequence, the following proteins share a genomic window:
- the ATRIP gene encoding ATR-interacting protein isoform X1: MAGTPAPGSRRRSGLPAPSPGPPPSTGHPPSKRARAFPAAAVPDPEDPFGAHGDFTADDLEELDTLASQALSQCPAAARDVSNVRKVPRLDGLSKTPAGKNREFVPVKDNFELEVLQAQYKELKEKMKAMEEEVLIKNGEIKILRDSLHQTESILEEQRRSHFLLEQEKTQALGDKEKEFSKKLQSLQSELQFKDAEMNELRTKLQSSERANKLAAPSIPHISPRKSPSVPIKPEACSPQFGKPSFPTKESFSANTSLPHPFQTEPGSKSLVGREVVENKSHNLGGDPIKQEESQKSLIDSWMQRSNTQGSILINLLLKQPLIPGSSLGLCHLLSSCSEAPTSTQLQPPGFGSTLTAISSLRTTGSHDGSFPLLALREVQNLALTGLNLVARDEGSCDGDAAEGGRRAFPLCHLPGAVHLLPLVQFFIGLHCQALQDLAAAKRNGAPGDSSTHSSCMSSGGEASLEDSLCNLEGFSVASLSVLQHLVCHSGAVVHLLLSDAGVDPAAREGNQSLVHRQDHGDVSSAPRGLASDQGQHPLLKMLLHLLTFSSSATGHLQASVLSQCLKILVKLAENASFDFLPRFQCVFRVLPQCLRPESPLPSVLLTVELLSLLADHEKLALQLCSRSEGCPLLLLYTYITSRPDEVASDAQWLQLEQEAVWLLAKLGVQSPSSPVTGSNCQCNVEVVRALTVMLHRQWLTVRRAGGPPRTDQQKRTVRCLRDTVLLLHGLSQKDKLFTVHCVEVLHQYDQVMPGVSMLIRGLPDVADCEEAALDDLCAAETDVDDPEMDCSGGQ, encoded by the exons ATGGCTGGAACCCCCGCGCCAGGCAGCAGGAGGCGGAGCGGGCTCCCGGCGCCTAGCCCTGGCCCTCCGCCCAGCACTGGGCATCCTCCGAGCAAGCGAGCCCGGGCCTTCCCCGCGGCCGCCGTCCCGGACCCCGAAGACCCCTTCGGCGCGCACGGGGATTTCACTGCCGACGACCTGGAGGAACTCGACACCCTCGCGTCGCAGGCCCTGAGCCAGTGCCCGGCCGCTGCTCGGGACGTGTCCA ATGTTCGTAAGGTCCCCAGATTAGATGGGCTGTCAAAAACTCCCGCAGGGAAAAACAGAGAATTTGTTCCAGttaaagataattttgaattAGAGGTACTTCAGGCACAATACAAAGAACTTAAAGAAAAG ATGAAGGCAATGGAAGAAGAAGTCCttattaaaaatggagaaataaaaattttgcgGGACTCACTGCATCAGACAGAATCCATTCTAGAGGAACAGAGAAGATCACATTTCCTTCTTGAGCAAGAGAAAACTCAAGCACTTGGtgacaaagaaaaggaattttccaAAAAG CTCCAATCATTGCAGTCTGAACTCCAATTTAAAGATGCAGAGATGAATGAATTAAGGACAAAGCTTCAAAGCAGTGAACGAGCAAATAAATTGGCTGCTCCCTCCATTCCCCATATCAG TCCTAGGAAAAGCCCTTCTGTGCCTATAAAGCCAGAAGCATGTTCTCCACAATTTGGAAAACCATCTTTCCCTACAAAGGAGTCTTTTAGTGCTAACAcgtcccttccccaccccttccagacAGAGCCAGGATCCAAGTCTCTGGTGGGCAGAGAGG TTGTAGAGAATAAGAGCCACAATCTGGGAGGCGACCCCATAAAGCAAGAAGAATCCCAGAAAAGTCTTATTGACAGCTGGATGCAGAGATCGAACACTCAAG GTTCCATTTTGATAAACCTTCTCCTGAAGCAGCctttgatcccagggtcatcCCTAGGTCTGTGCCACCTCCTGAGCAGTTGTTCTGAGGCTCCTACCAGCACCCAGTTGCAGCCACCAGGGTTTGGCAG TACCTTGACTGCGATTTCAAGCCTGAGGACCACAGGTTCTCACGATGGGTCATTTCCCCTCTTGGCCCTGAGAGAAGTACAGAACCTGGCACTCACTGGATTGAATCTGGTTGCCAGGGATGAAGGCTCGTGTGATGGAGAtgcagcagagggaggcagaagggccTTCCCACTCTGCCACCTTCCTGGAGCTGTGCATCTCCTCCCCCTGGTACAGTTCTTTATTGGCTTACACTGCCAGGCTCTGCAAGATTTGGCAGCAGCCAAGAGAAATGGAGCGCCTGGGGACTCATCGACACATTCCTCCTGCATGAGCTCTGGGGGAGAGGCCAGCCTCGAGGACTCACTTTGCAACTTGGAAGGCTTCTCTGTGGCATCCCTTAGTGTTCTTCAGCACCTGGTGTGCCACAGCGGAGCGGTCGTCCACCTATTACTGTCAGATGCAGGGGTGGATCCTGCTGCTAGGGAAGGAAACCAGAGCCTGGTTCACAGACAAGATCATGGAGATGTGTCCTCAGCCCCAAGGGGGCTTGCCAGTGACCAAGGCCAGCATCCACTACTGAAGATGCTTCTTCACCTGTTGACTTTCTCTTCTTCAGCAACAGGTCACCTTCAAGCCAGTGTCCTGAGCCAGTGTCTTAAGATTTTGGTGAAATTAGCTGAAAATGCTTCCTTTGATTTCCTGCCCAG GTTCCAGTGTGTGTTCCGGGTGCTGCCACAGTGCCTCCGCCCCGAGAGCCCCTTGCCCAGTGTGCTGCTGACTGTGgagctcctctccctcctggcGGACCACGAAAAACTGGCACTGCAGCTCTGCTCCCGCTCAG AAGGCTGTCCCCTCCTGCTGCTGTACACGTACATCACATCAAGGCCTGACGAAGTGGCCTCGGACGCACAGTGGCTTCAGCTAGAACAAGAG GCCGTGTGGCTCCTGGCTAAGCTTGGTGTGcagagcccctcctccccagtcaCTGGCTCTAACTGCCAGTGCAACGTGGAG GTGGTCAGAGCACTCACAGTGATGCTGCACAGACAGTGGCTGACAGTGCGGAGGGCCGGGGGGCCCCCAAGGACGGACCAGCAGAAGCGGACGGTGCGGTGTCTGCGGGACACGGTGTTACTGCTGCATGGCCTGTCCCAGAAGGACAAGCTCTTCACTGTACACTGCGTGGAGGTCCTGCATCAGTATGACCAGGTGATGCCAGGGGTCAGCATGCTGATTCGAGGGCTTCCTGACGTGGCCGACTGTGAAG AGGCAGCCCTGGATGACCTCTGTGCCGCTGAAACGGATGTGGATGACCCTGAGATGGACTGCAGCGGAGGCCAGTGA
- the ATRIP gene encoding ATR-interacting protein isoform X2, whose product MAGTPAPGSRRRSGLPAPSPGPPPSTGHPPSKRARAFPAAAVPDPEDPFGAHGDFTADDLEELDTLASQALSQCPAAARDVSNVRKVPRLDGLSKTPAGKNREFVPVKDNFELEVLQAQYKELKEKMKAMEEEVLIKNGEIKILRDSLHQTESILEEQRRSHFLLEQEKTQALGDKEKEFSKKLQSLQSELQFKDAEMNELRTKLQSSERANKLAAPSIPHISPRKSPSVPIKPEACSPQFGKPSFPTKESFSANTSLPHPFQTEPGSKSLVGREVVENKSHNLGGDPIKQEESQKSLIDSWMQRSNTQGSILINLLLKQPLIPGSSLGLCHLLSSCSEAPTSTQLQPPGFGSTLTAISSLRTTGSHDGSFPLLALREVQNLALTGLNLVARDEGSCDGDAAEGGRRAFPLCHLPGAVHLLPLVQFFIGLHCQALQDLAAAKRNGAPGDSSTHSSCMSSGGEASLEDSLCNLEGFSVASLSVLQHLVCHSGAVVHLLLSDAGVDPAAREGNQSLVHRQDHGDVSSAPRGLASDQGQHPLLKMLLHLLTFSSSATGHLQASVLSQCLKILVKLAENASFDFLPRFQCVFRVLPQCLRPESPLPSVLLTVELLSLLADHEKLALQLCSRSEGCPLLLLYTYITSRPDEVASDAQWLQLEQEAVWLLAKLGVQSPSSPVTGSNCQCNVEVVRALTVMLHRQWLTVRRAGGPPRTDQQKRTVRCLRDTVLLLHGLSQKDKLFTVHCVEVLHQYDQVMPGVSMLIRGLPDVADCEVAEGARPGRGRD is encoded by the exons ATGGCTGGAACCCCCGCGCCAGGCAGCAGGAGGCGGAGCGGGCTCCCGGCGCCTAGCCCTGGCCCTCCGCCCAGCACTGGGCATCCTCCGAGCAAGCGAGCCCGGGCCTTCCCCGCGGCCGCCGTCCCGGACCCCGAAGACCCCTTCGGCGCGCACGGGGATTTCACTGCCGACGACCTGGAGGAACTCGACACCCTCGCGTCGCAGGCCCTGAGCCAGTGCCCGGCCGCTGCTCGGGACGTGTCCA ATGTTCGTAAGGTCCCCAGATTAGATGGGCTGTCAAAAACTCCCGCAGGGAAAAACAGAGAATTTGTTCCAGttaaagataattttgaattAGAGGTACTTCAGGCACAATACAAAGAACTTAAAGAAAAG ATGAAGGCAATGGAAGAAGAAGTCCttattaaaaatggagaaataaaaattttgcgGGACTCACTGCATCAGACAGAATCCATTCTAGAGGAACAGAGAAGATCACATTTCCTTCTTGAGCAAGAGAAAACTCAAGCACTTGGtgacaaagaaaaggaattttccaAAAAG CTCCAATCATTGCAGTCTGAACTCCAATTTAAAGATGCAGAGATGAATGAATTAAGGACAAAGCTTCAAAGCAGTGAACGAGCAAATAAATTGGCTGCTCCCTCCATTCCCCATATCAG TCCTAGGAAAAGCCCTTCTGTGCCTATAAAGCCAGAAGCATGTTCTCCACAATTTGGAAAACCATCTTTCCCTACAAAGGAGTCTTTTAGTGCTAACAcgtcccttccccaccccttccagacAGAGCCAGGATCCAAGTCTCTGGTGGGCAGAGAGG TTGTAGAGAATAAGAGCCACAATCTGGGAGGCGACCCCATAAAGCAAGAAGAATCCCAGAAAAGTCTTATTGACAGCTGGATGCAGAGATCGAACACTCAAG GTTCCATTTTGATAAACCTTCTCCTGAAGCAGCctttgatcccagggtcatcCCTAGGTCTGTGCCACCTCCTGAGCAGTTGTTCTGAGGCTCCTACCAGCACCCAGTTGCAGCCACCAGGGTTTGGCAG TACCTTGACTGCGATTTCAAGCCTGAGGACCACAGGTTCTCACGATGGGTCATTTCCCCTCTTGGCCCTGAGAGAAGTACAGAACCTGGCACTCACTGGATTGAATCTGGTTGCCAGGGATGAAGGCTCGTGTGATGGAGAtgcagcagagggaggcagaagggccTTCCCACTCTGCCACCTTCCTGGAGCTGTGCATCTCCTCCCCCTGGTACAGTTCTTTATTGGCTTACACTGCCAGGCTCTGCAAGATTTGGCAGCAGCCAAGAGAAATGGAGCGCCTGGGGACTCATCGACACATTCCTCCTGCATGAGCTCTGGGGGAGAGGCCAGCCTCGAGGACTCACTTTGCAACTTGGAAGGCTTCTCTGTGGCATCCCTTAGTGTTCTTCAGCACCTGGTGTGCCACAGCGGAGCGGTCGTCCACCTATTACTGTCAGATGCAGGGGTGGATCCTGCTGCTAGGGAAGGAAACCAGAGCCTGGTTCACAGACAAGATCATGGAGATGTGTCCTCAGCCCCAAGGGGGCTTGCCAGTGACCAAGGCCAGCATCCACTACTGAAGATGCTTCTTCACCTGTTGACTTTCTCTTCTTCAGCAACAGGTCACCTTCAAGCCAGTGTCCTGAGCCAGTGTCTTAAGATTTTGGTGAAATTAGCTGAAAATGCTTCCTTTGATTTCCTGCCCAG GTTCCAGTGTGTGTTCCGGGTGCTGCCACAGTGCCTCCGCCCCGAGAGCCCCTTGCCCAGTGTGCTGCTGACTGTGgagctcctctccctcctggcGGACCACGAAAAACTGGCACTGCAGCTCTGCTCCCGCTCAG AAGGCTGTCCCCTCCTGCTGCTGTACACGTACATCACATCAAGGCCTGACGAAGTGGCCTCGGACGCACAGTGGCTTCAGCTAGAACAAGAG GCCGTGTGGCTCCTGGCTAAGCTTGGTGTGcagagcccctcctccccagtcaCTGGCTCTAACTGCCAGTGCAACGTGGAG GTGGTCAGAGCACTCACAGTGATGCTGCACAGACAGTGGCTGACAGTGCGGAGGGCCGGGGGGCCCCCAAGGACGGACCAGCAGAAGCGGACGGTGCGGTGTCTGCGGGACACGGTGTTACTGCTGCATGGCCTGTCCCAGAAGGACAAGCTCTTCACTGTACACTGCGTGGAGGTCCTGCATCAGTATGACCAGGTGATGCCAGGGGTCAGCATGCTGATTCGAGGGCTTCCTGACGTGGCCGACTGTGAAG TAGCTGAGGGAGCAAGGCCTGGGCGTGGAAGGGACTG A
- the TREX1 gene encoding three-prime repair exonuclease 1 encodes MGSQAPAPRPMQTLIFLDLEATGLPSSQPKVTELCLLAVHRCALESSPTPEGQPPTVPPPPRVVDKLSLCVAPGKACSPEASKITGLSTAVLAAHGRQRFDADLANLLQAFLQRQPQPWCLVAHNGNRYDFPLLQAELAVLGLASVLDSAFCVDSIAALKALEHADSPSEHGPRKSYSLGSIYTRLYGQAPPDSHMAESDVLALLSICQWRPRALLQWVDAHARPFGTVKPMYGVTASAGTNPRPSATMATKAPARARDTSPSLGRGRKPKALPPMEGPRASPKEGLLAPLGLLAFLTLALATLYGLFLATPGQ; translated from the coding sequence ATGGGCTCGCAGGCCCCAGCTCCAAGGCCGATGCAGACCCTCATCTTCTTGGACCTGGAGGCCActggcctgccttcctcccagcccaAGGTCACGGAGCTGTGCCTGCTGGCTGTCCACAGATGTGCCCTGgagagctcccccacccccgagggGCAGCCTCCCACAGTGCCTCCGCCACCCCGGGTGGTGGACAAGCTCTCTCTGTGCGTGGCTCCAGGGAAGGCCTGCAGCCCAGAAGCCAGTAAGATCACAGGCCTGAGCACAGCTGTACTGGCAGCACACGGGCGTCAACGCTTCGATGCCGACCTGGCCAACCTGCTCCAAGCCTTCCTGCAGCGCCAGCCACAGCCCTGGTGCCTCGTGGCCCACAACGGCAACCGCTACGACTTCCCCTTGCTCCAGGCGGAGCTGGCTGTACTAGGCCTTGCCAGTGTTCTGGACAGTGCCTTCTGTGTGGATAGCATTGCTGCCCTGAAGGCCCTGGAGCATGCTGACAGCCCCTCGGAGCATGGCCCACGGAAGAGCTACAGCCTGGGCAGTATCTATACACGCCTATACGGGCAGGCCCCACCAGACTCCCACATGGCCGAGAGTGACGTCCTCGCCCTGCTCAGCATCTGTCAGTGGAGGCCGCGGGCCCTGCTCCAGTGGGTGGATGCTCATGCCAGGCCTTTCGGCACTGTCAAGCCCATGTACGGGGTCACAGCCTCTGCTGGAACCAACCCAAGACCATCTGCCACCATGGCCACTAAAGCTCCGGCTAGAGCCAGGGACACTAGTCCCAGCCTTGGCAGGGGCAGGAAGCCCAAGGCCCTTCCTCCAATGGAAGGCCCCCGAGCCTCACCCAAGGAGGGACTACTAGCCCCACTGGGCCTGCTGGCCTTCCTGACCTTGGCACTGGCCACACTGTATGGGCTCTTCCTGGCCACACCTGGGCAGTAG